A stretch of Desulfitobacterium dichloroeliminans LMG P-21439 DNA encodes these proteins:
- the dnaJ gene encoding molecular chaperone DnaJ has protein sequence MKRDYYEVLGVSKGADEQEVKKAYRKLARKYHPDVNPGDKEAEDKFKEATEAYDVLSDSEKRAKYDQMGHAAFDPNQAGFGGADFGGFGDIFDMFFGGGGGGQRRNGPTRGNDLRYDMTIAFEEAAFGIEKEIQVPRQETCTECQGSGAASGTHPTTCSQCHGTGQVKTTQRTPFGAIQTAKTCPTCNGSGQFISSPCKECSGRGTTRQVKTIKVNVPAGSEDGLNLRFSGSGEAGLRGGPAGDLYVVLNVKPHKLFEREGNDVYCEMPITFVQAALGSEIDIPTLDGRVKMKVPEGTQTGTIFRLRGHGIPYRRGNGRGDQHVKVVVATPTKLTDRQKELLREFGDVTSDQQQMGKKSFFEKVKDNIRDAIDL, from the coding sequence ATGAAACGCGATTATTATGAAGTTTTGGGAGTCTCTAAGGGAGCGGACGAACAAGAAGTTAAAAAAGCCTATCGAAAATTAGCCCGCAAATATCACCCGGATGTTAACCCTGGTGATAAAGAGGCAGAAGACAAGTTCAAAGAGGCGACCGAAGCCTATGATGTCTTAAGTGATTCGGAAAAACGAGCTAAATACGATCAGATGGGTCATGCTGCCTTTGATCCGAACCAGGCTGGCTTTGGCGGTGCGGATTTTGGTGGGTTTGGTGATATCTTCGATATGTTCTTTGGTGGTGGCGGCGGCGGTCAGCGTCGTAATGGCCCCACTCGAGGAAACGATCTGCGGTATGATATGACCATTGCCTTTGAAGAAGCTGCCTTCGGTATCGAAAAGGAGATTCAAGTTCCACGACAAGAGACCTGTACGGAATGTCAAGGTTCAGGCGCAGCTTCCGGAACACATCCGACCACGTGTAGTCAATGTCATGGAACAGGGCAGGTCAAAACCACGCAACGGACTCCCTTTGGAGCGATACAAACAGCCAAAACTTGTCCGACCTGTAATGGCTCGGGACAATTTATATCCTCCCCTTGCAAAGAATGTAGCGGCAGGGGCACCACTCGCCAAGTCAAAACCATCAAAGTCAATGTCCCGGCTGGCTCAGAGGATGGTCTTAATCTTCGTTTTAGCGGCAGCGGGGAAGCCGGATTACGCGGTGGCCCGGCAGGGGATCTTTATGTAGTTTTGAATGTCAAACCCCATAAACTCTTTGAAAGGGAAGGAAACGACGTTTATTGCGAGATGCCTATAACCTTTGTTCAGGCTGCTCTGGGCTCGGAAATTGATATTCCAACCTTGGATGGGAGAGTCAAGATGAAAGTGCCTGAAGGGACTCAGACGGGCACCATTTTCCGCCTCCGAGGACATGGCATCCCTTACCGCCGTGGCAATGGACGAGGGGATCAACATGTGAAGGTCGTCGTGGCTACACCAACAAAGCTCACCGATCGGCAAAAGGAATTGCTCCGTGAATTTGGTGATGTTACCAGCGATCAACAACAAATGGGCAAGAAATCCTTTTTCGAGAAGGTTAAAGATAATATCCGAGATGCCATCGACTTATAA